The genomic interval GCATCAAATATCAGCCCGAGGGCTTTGACGGTTTCTTTTCCGCGGCGATCTACGATCTGAAACAGAAGAACGTCACGACGACGGTGGGCGGGGTGACGCAGCAGATGGACGAGGCGCATGTGAGAGGCCTCGAACTGGAAGGCGTCGCAAGCCTTGCAGACGGGCTCGACCTGCGGGCGGCCTATACCTACATGGACAGCGAGGTCTCCGGCCGTGTGAACAACGGCAAGGAGCTGGATAGTACGCCCCGGCACGCCGCCAGCCTCTGGCTCGACTACACCTTCCCGGAAGATACGGCGCTTGAAGGTTTCGGCATCGGCGGCGGTGTCCGTTATGTCGGAAAACGTTATGGCGATGCGGCCAATGCCTTCGAAATGAAGGGCCTCGCCCTGCTCGATCTCGGCGTGCATTACGAGAAGAACGGCTACCGCGCCTCGCTTCTGGTGCAAAACTTGACTGATAAAGAATATATTTCTAGTTGCTCCACTTTCGGATGCTATTACGGTGACGGCAGAACCGTTATGGGCAAGCTGACCTACCGTTGGTAACGCCATATTAAAGTGAAGCAGCAGGGGCATGACGCGTAAGGATCGATGGATTTCCCCCCTCTGGGGGCGGCGGGAATTTTTAAGCCTGCTCGCCGCCTCGGCTCTTGCGGGCAAGGCGCGGGCAGCAGTGACGCCGCGCATCGCCGCCATCGACTGGGCCATGCTGGAAACATCTGTGGCGCTCGGCGTCATGCCGGTGGCGGCGACCGAACTCATCCAGTTCCGGTCCGGCGCGGTCGAGCCTGATATCCCTGAAACCGTCGCCGATCTCGGCCTGCGCGGCGCTCCGAATTTCGAGCTTCTGCAGCTCACCCGGTCGGAGCTCATTCTGATTTCGCCTTTCTACACACGTTATACCGGCAGGCTGGAAGCGATCGCCCCCGTCTTTTCACTGCCCTTTTACGTGAAGGGTGAGCCGCCTTTCGAAAAGGCGCTGGCGGCGGTCACCGCGCTTGGTGAAAAGCTCGGGCGGGCCGAAGAGGCGCGCAAGGTTCTGGGTGAAACGGAAGCGGCACTGCACGCCATGCGGGCCCGTCTTGCCGGGTTTTCCGCACGGCCGACCTATGTCATCAACATAGGCGACGCCCGGCATTTTCGTGCCTTTGGTGCGGATAGCATGTTCGGGGATGTTCTTGGCCGTCTGGGGCTGACCAATGCCTGGGTGGATCGGTCGCAATTCACCTTCGCGGCCCCGGTGCCGCTTGAAAACCTCGCCGCCTCATCCGATGCGCGCATCGTCATCGTCTCCGATATTCCGGTGGAGGCGCGGGAAACTCTGCGCAACAGTGCCATCTGGCGTGCGCTTCCGGCCGTGCGGGAAAACCGGGTGGTCACCCTCGGTAATGTCAGCCCCTATGGCGGTATCACCGCAGCCATGCGTTTTGCGCGGCTTTTGACCGAGGCTCTGGCAACCCACGGAGAGGCATTGTGACGGCACGGCCTCTCCAGCTTTTCTTCGGCCTCGTCTTTCTTCTGGCCTGCGGGCTTTCCCTGCATGCCGGATTGCTGCGGTTACCCCTCGGCGCTTGGCCCGGCCTGCCGTTCGATGCTGCGTCCATGTCGATGGATCAGGTCATTTTCGCCTTCAGCCTGATGCCGCGTGTGGCGGTTGCCATTCTGGCGGGGGCGATGCTGGGATTGTCGGGTGCGCTTTTCCAGAAATTGCTGCGCAATCCGATTGCCGACCCCTCCACCCTTGGCATCTCTGCCGGCGCCCAGCTGGCAATCGTCATCGCGACTCTTTTCTTCCCCTCGGTGCTGGATGGCAACCGCGCATGGGTGGCGCTCGCCGGCGGTACTGCTGCGGCCTCCGTGGTGTTTCTTCTCGGCTGGCGGCGGTCCTTCGAGCCCGTCACCATGGTGGTGTCCGGACTGCTGGTCGGCATCACCGCCGCTTCCGTTGCCGCCGCGCTGACGCTTGCACGAGGCGAATATCTGATGTCGCTTGTGGTCTGGAATGGCGGTTCGCTCAGCCAGCAGGACTGGTCGAATGCGTTTGTGCTTGCCGCCCAACTTCTCGCTGGTCTCGTTCTCACCGGGCTGCTGATAAGGCCATTGACGGTTCTGGGTCTCGGCGATTCCAGTGCGCGATCGCTCGGCGTATCGCTCTTTTCGATCAGGCTGGCGGTGGCTGCCGTCGCCGTGATGCTGGCGGCATTCGTCGCCGCCGCCGTCGGTCTCGTCAGTTTTATCGGACTTGCAGCACCTGCGCTTACCCGTGCGCTGGGTGTGCGACGTGCATCCTCCGTGCTGTTCGTTTCACCACTTCTGGGCGGTCTGCTGCTCTGGTTCTGCGACGGTCTCGTGCAGCTTCTGGCGAGTACGACAGCGGAAGTGTTTCCGACGGGTGCGGTCACGGCTCTCATCGGCGGGCCTTTGCTGCTTTGGCTGCTGCCGAAAATCCCGCCTACGAATATCCATCGCAATGAGGGCGGCGATCTCGCGATCAGACGCAGGCTTGCCTCCCTGCTGCCGGTGCTTGTCATCATGGCCGGGCTGGTTTTTGCAGCCCTCGCCATCGGCAAGGGGCCGGAGGGCTGGGCGGTGCTGAAAGCTGGCGACCTGCAAAGCCTTCTGCCCTTTCGTTGGCCGCGGTTGATGGCGGCTTGTGCTGCCGGTGGTTTATTGGCGATGGCGGGCGCGCTTCTGCAGCGGCTGACCGGAAATCCCATGGCAAGCCCGGAGGTGATCGGCGTCAGCGGTGGCGCGGGTCTTGGTTTTGCCGCCGCCATCACGCTCTTTCCGGCCGCCGGGCTGTTCGAACTATTTTGCGGCGCCGGCCTCGGCTCGGCAGCCGTCATGATGCTTGTTCTGTTCTTTTCGGTGCGCCGGCATCTGGCGCCTGAAAAAATACTGCTCGCCGGCATTGCCATCAGTTCGCTCTGCTCGGCGGTACTTTCGGCACTGCTTGCCATTGGTGATCAGCGGGCCTGGCAAATTCTCTCCTGGCTCAGCGGCTCGGGTTCGACGGCGACATCAGCTTCGGCGATCTTTCTTGCGGTGCTTTCCGTCGTGCTCCTGGCCGCTGCCCTGTCGGTGACGCGCTGGCTGGTGATCCTGCCGCTTGGCCGGGATGTGCCGCTCTCACTAGGTCTGCCGCTCGCTACGGCGCGTATTGCAGTCATCGCCGTGGCCGGCATTGCCACCGGTGCGGCCTCACTGCTGGTCGGTCCGCTGAGCTTCGTCGGGTTGATGGCACCGCACATTGCGCTTCGGGCCGGTTTCACCACACCGCGCGACCACCTGTTTGCATCGTTCCTGTTCGGTGCGGTGCTGATGGCGCTTTCTGATCTCGGGGCAAGAACCGTGACCTTTCCTTACGAGTTGCCGCTTGGGCTTTTTGCGGCTCTGGCCGGTGCGCCCTATCTGATCTGGCTTTCAGGCAGGCGATGATGATTTTTCTGAACGATTTACGGAGATGAGAACAATGGGTCAGGCCGCACCTGCCGTGGATTACGACGATATCCCGCTTTTCTCTCTGGAAGCGGTAACGATGGAGGTTCCGGGGAGGACATTGCTGCATCCGCTGACTGCAAGCTTTGCGACCGGCAAGACCATCGGTCTTATCGGCCATAACGGTTCGGGAAAATCGACGCTGCTCAAGATACTCGCGCGCATGCAGGAGCCGACGGCGGGCAAGGTGTCGTTCGAGGGGCAGCCGCTAGGGAGCTGGGGCAACCGCGAATTTGCGCGAAAGCTCGCCTATCTTCCGCAATATACGCCTGCTGCCTCCGGCATGCTGGCCAAGGAACTGGTGGCGCTTGGCCGTTACCCCTGGCACGGCGCGCTCGGCCAATTCACCAAGGCGGATCAGGAGAGGGTGGACGAGGCTATCGAGCTGACCGACACCGTGGCCTTCAGGGACCGGCTGGTGGACACGCTTTCCGGCGGGGAGCGCCAGCGCGTGTGGCTGGCCATGCTGGTTGCCCAGAACGCCGAAAGCCTGCTTCTCGACGAACCCATATCGGCGCTCGACATGGCACACCAGCTCGAGGTTCTCTCGCTGGTGCAAAGACTGTCGCGGGAAAAGGGTCTCGGCGTCATCGTGGTGCTGCACGATGTCAACATGGCGGCGCG from Agrobacterium tumefaciens carries:
- the fhuB gene encoding Fe(3+)-hydroxamate ABC transporter permease FhuB; protein product: MTARPLQLFFGLVFLLACGLSLHAGLLRLPLGAWPGLPFDAASMSMDQVIFAFSLMPRVAVAILAGAMLGLSGALFQKLLRNPIADPSTLGISAGAQLAIVIATLFFPSVLDGNRAWVALAGGTAAASVVFLLGWRRSFEPVTMVVSGLLVGITAASVAAALTLARGEYLMSLVVWNGGSLSQQDWSNAFVLAAQLLAGLVLTGLLIRPLTVLGLGDSSARSLGVSLFSIRLAVAAVAVMLAAFVAAAVGLVSFIGLAAPALTRALGVRRASSVLFVSPLLGGLLLWFCDGLVQLLASTTAEVFPTGAVTALIGGPLLLWLLPKIPPTNIHRNEGGDLAIRRRLASLLPVLVIMAGLVFAALAIGKGPEGWAVLKAGDLQSLLPFRWPRLMAACAAGGLLAMAGALLQRLTGNPMASPEVIGVSGGAGLGFAAAITLFPAAGLFELFCGAGLGSAAVMMLVLFFSVRRHLAPEKILLAGIAISSLCSAVLSALLAIGDQRAWQILSWLSGSGSTATSASAIFLAVLSVVLLAAALSVTRWLVILPLGRDVPLSLGLPLATARIAVIAVAGIATGAASLLVGPLSFVGLMAPHIALRAGFTTPRDHLFASFLFGAVLMALSDLGARTVTFPYELPLGLFAALAGAPYLIWLSGRR
- a CDS encoding ATP-binding cassette domain-containing protein — encoded protein: MGQAAPAVDYDDIPLFSLEAVTMEVPGRTLLHPLTASFATGKTIGLIGHNGSGKSTLLKILARMQEPTAGKVSFEGQPLGSWGNREFARKLAYLPQYTPAASGMLAKELVALGRYPWHGALGQFTKADQERVDEAIELTDTVAFRDRLVDTLSGGERQRVWLAMLVAQNAESLLLDEPISALDMAHQLEVLSLVQRLSREKGLGVIVVLHDVNMAARFCDEIVALHSGRLIARGTPKEIMTPETLERIYGVRMDVMTHAATGFPVALPL
- a CDS encoding iron-siderophore ABC transporter substrate-binding protein — encoded protein: MTRKDRWISPLWGRREFLSLLAASALAGKARAAVTPRIAAIDWAMLETSVALGVMPVAATELIQFRSGAVEPDIPETVADLGLRGAPNFELLQLTRSELILISPFYTRYTGRLEAIAPVFSLPFYVKGEPPFEKALAAVTALGEKLGRAEEARKVLGETEAALHAMRARLAGFSARPTYVINIGDARHFRAFGADSMFGDVLGRLGLTNAWVDRSQFTFAAPVPLENLAASSDARIVIVSDIPVEARETLRNSAIWRALPAVRENRVVTLGNVSPYGGITAAMRFARLLTEALATHGEAL